A window of the Bacillus solimangrovi genome harbors these coding sequences:
- a CDS encoding APC family permease, which produces MALKRDLGLKEATSLGIGAMVGAGIFILSGVAIGEAGPAVMVAFGISAILLILLGLCYAELASIYPRSGGAYEYVSVTMGPLVGTLIGWSYWGAWLAASSFVSKGFGSYLYLLTGIPPMVSAVTLLLVLGMINILGVKLSGFVQVGIVVVEIVLLLLFFLIGLKHVDYSLYQPFMPNGFDGILSAALVGFISMVGWDVIVDAGEEMKNPKKTIPMAIISSIIIVLFLYVSLLFVATGVTPWQQLGTSEVPVVLASQQFLGEIGPTIISIVIVVSLPATANAFILSISRTAFAMGRKGLLPKKIASIHPRFNTPVWAILLGVSIQILFTLVSSVNIAVNATGLLYLITFLFTLFSFFISRRKNRFKVKGNHFIAPFYPVLPVVALVIIISLLFPIGKSGFSAGGLWMLIGLGIYIVRKKSISHQEEKKVEKDEYVV; this is translated from the coding sequence ATGGCATTAAAAAGAGATTTAGGTTTGAAAGAAGCAACATCTTTAGGAATTGGGGCGATGGTTGGAGCAGGTATTTTTATTCTTAGCGGTGTAGCAATTGGGGAAGCAGGACCTGCTGTCATGGTTGCATTTGGCATATCAGCGATATTGTTAATTCTACTTGGGTTATGTTATGCGGAATTAGCATCAATATATCCTCGATCTGGTGGTGCATACGAATATGTTAGTGTAACGATGGGACCACTAGTGGGGACATTAATTGGCTGGTCTTATTGGGGCGCTTGGTTAGCCGCAAGTAGTTTTGTTTCAAAAGGATTTGGAAGCTATCTATATTTATTAACTGGTATTCCACCCATGGTCAGTGCAGTAACTCTCCTGCTTGTATTAGGAATGATAAACATATTGGGAGTTAAGCTCAGTGGGTTTGTGCAAGTAGGGATTGTTGTGGTTGAAATCGTTTTACTTTTATTATTTTTTCTTATCGGTTTGAAACATGTTGACTATTCATTGTATCAACCTTTTATGCCAAATGGATTTGACGGCATTCTCTCTGCTGCACTCGTTGGTTTTATATCCATGGTAGGTTGGGATGTAATTGTTGATGCTGGAGAAGAAATGAAAAACCCTAAAAAAACGATCCCGATGGCTATTATTTCTTCAATTATTATCGTTCTTTTTCTATATGTGAGCTTATTATTTGTAGCAACTGGGGTAACACCTTGGCAACAACTTGGTACATCAGAAGTACCAGTCGTATTAGCTAGTCAACAATTTCTAGGAGAAATAGGACCAACGATAATTAGCATTGTAATCGTTGTCTCTTTACCTGCTACTGCGAACGCTTTTATTCTTTCTATTTCAAGGACTGCTTTTGCAATGGGACGTAAAGGTTTATTACCAAAGAAAATTGCTTCGATACATCCACGCTTTAATACACCTGTATGGGCTATTTTATTAGGAGTAAGTATTCAAATATTATTTACGCTCGTAAGCTCAGTTAATATTGCAGTTAATGCAACAGGATTATTATATTTAATAACCTTTCTGTTTACGTTGTTTAGTTTCTTCATATCAAGAAGAAAGAATAGGTTCAAAGTAAAGGGAAATCACTTTATAGCACCTTTTTACCCGGTTTTACCAGTTGTTGCGCTAGTAATAATTATAAGTTTACTATTTCCTATTGGGAAATCTGGTTTTTCAGCAGGAGGGTTATGGATGTTGATTGGATTAGGTATTTATATAGTAAGGAAAAAATCGATTAGTCATCAAGAAGAGAAAAAAGTGGAAAAGGATGAATATGTCGTGTGA
- a CDS encoding SDR family NAD(P)-dependent oxidoreductase — protein MSKGKVLITGVSGDISKALIPLLLEQDYEIIGIDIKPPSIKEIQFYECDLSNVEAVEKFLLDTASLWIDEVVGIVHLAGIYPNQKMSNYSVDMWEKVQTVNVKSIFFLINNILKIGTESLESIVMVSSTAAKAGSKDPAYAASKAALNGLAKSLSLTLADQRIRVNTILPGIIDTSMSQRQSAERKEYHVSNTLAKKIGTPEEVANVILFLISNKSSYIWGASIDINGGMTL, from the coding sequence ATGAGCAAAGGAAAGGTCTTAATCACAGGAGTTAGTGGTGATATTTCAAAAGCCTTAATACCACTATTATTAGAACAAGATTATGAAATAATTGGAATAGATATTAAACCACCATCTATAAAAGAGATTCAATTTTATGAGTGTGATCTAAGTAATGTTGAAGCAGTTGAAAAGTTTCTATTGGATACAGCTAGTCTTTGGATAGATGAAGTAGTAGGTATCGTCCATTTAGCTGGAATTTATCCAAATCAAAAAATGTCTAACTATAGTGTGGATATGTGGGAAAAAGTGCAAACGGTAAACGTAAAATCTATCTTTTTCTTAATCAACAATATTTTGAAGATTGGAACTGAATCGTTAGAATCAATTGTTATGGTTTCTTCTACTGCTGCAAAAGCTGGGAGTAAAGATCCTGCGTATGCAGCATCAAAAGCTGCATTAAATGGACTTGCTAAAAGTTTAAGTTTAACACTTGCAGATCAAAGAATACGTGTTAATACTATTTTACCAGGAATAATAGATACTTCTATGTCTCAGAGGCAGTCTGCTGAAAGAAAAGAGTATCATGTTTCTAATACTTTAGCAAAAAAAATAGGAACACCAGAAGAAGTTGCAAATGTCATTTTATTTTTAATTAGTAATAAGTCTTCGTATATTTGGGGAGCATCAATTGATATTAATGGGGGTATGACACTATGA
- a CDS encoding MFS transporter produces MRKYSKNFIVLFSGQTVSNIGDQIYLIALPLLVYELTKSSFDMGTISAINALPQLFFAIFVGAFIDRYNKKNILLVACIIELILILAIPILFYLDSLSIYHIYIIGFIYSTATLIFLTAYRSCIPSLVEKNSLIEVNSLIQMSLTLIKMIGPIIAGLLIVNIGIVKGLMVDSLTFLILFICIILVKIPHSKANNKGKTTFKEDIKEGIKYTFGSPELRFINWLVLIVNIGMSIGLSLMVFYLRGDNNLLANDIGYVYSISGIVAFLMTLSAKHVSKIMKNLQAISLSCSISGIGLIMLAFMDNIVTLGISLGLVTGGGTLATVFINSTLQTIVPNELLGRVFATAQMASRVSVPIALMVGGWGSAFLIGIDGIFVICGLIILLSAIVALASLYIKEGKKEVRI; encoded by the coding sequence TTGAGGAAATATTCAAAGAATTTTATTGTTTTATTTAGTGGTCAAACAGTTTCTAACATAGGAGATCAGATATATTTAATTGCTTTACCTCTATTAGTATACGAGTTAACAAAATCAAGCTTCGATATGGGGACGATTTCAGCTATTAATGCATTACCACAGTTGTTTTTCGCCATTTTTGTAGGGGCATTTATAGATAGGTACAATAAAAAAAACATATTGTTAGTAGCTTGCATTATAGAGTTGATTTTAATATTGGCAATTCCTATTCTATTTTATTTGGATAGTTTAAGCATTTATCACATTTATATAATAGGTTTCATATACTCAACAGCAACCTTAATCTTTCTTACAGCATACAGAAGTTGTATACCAAGCTTAGTTGAGAAGAACTCCTTAATTGAAGTGAATTCTTTGATTCAAATGTCCTTAACACTTATTAAGATGATAGGACCAATTATTGCAGGGTTATTAATAGTGAATATTGGAATTGTTAAAGGGTTGATGGTTGATAGTTTAACATTCTTAATTCTATTTATTTGTATTATTTTAGTTAAGATACCACATTCAAAGGCTAATAATAAGGGTAAGACTACCTTCAAGGAAGATATAAAAGAGGGGATTAAATATACCTTTGGTAGCCCAGAATTACGTTTCATTAATTGGTTAGTTTTAATAGTAAACATTGGTATGTCAATTGGTCTATCATTAATGGTTTTTTATTTAAGAGGTGATAATAACCTCCTAGCCAATGATATTGGTTATGTCTATTCAATATCTGGAATAGTAGCATTCCTAATGACATTATCGGCGAAGCATGTTTCTAAAATTATGAAAAACTTACAAGCAATATCTTTATCTTGTAGCATTTCAGGAATCGGTTTAATAATGTTAGCATTTATGGACAATATTGTGACACTAGGAATTTCACTTGGGCTTGTTACAGGAGGAGGTACTCTAGCTACAGTATTTATTAATAGTACTTTACAGACAATTGTGCCCAATGAATTATTAGGTCGAGTATTTGCAACCGCTCAAATGGCATCCCGTGTATCTGTTCCAATTGCTCTAATGGTAGGTGGATGGGGGTCAGCATTTTTAATTGGAATTGACGGAATATTCGTAATATGCGGATTGATAATATTGTTATCTGCAATAGTCGCATTAGCTAGTTTGTATATAAAAGAAGGAAAAAAGGAAGTGAGAATATGA
- a CDS encoding CPBP family intramembrane glutamic endopeptidase, with translation MPNKQKIGIFFWLIIFIVTLSLRQFEILKLVTLLGLPLLIMGFGPMFYQKISLNRKFWFIPIVVSINLGIFFIDINPIPFNSSVITIVLLTLFIPIILLIFRLKECYQTIKTTQLFEPLNNTDFLRMLCQSILLLIGEEILFRGVFFQTLYNEKYAVELIVLNILIFVYYHYFNRFSASIYKTKDYIFHGLLAINLSVLYIYTQSLFLCIISHFIYNSISILSLLLRSSIYQNFKKKGDASLQ, from the coding sequence ATGCCAAACAAACAAAAGATTGGTATTTTTTTTTGGTTGATAATATTTATAGTCACCCTTTCATTAAGACAATTTGAAATATTAAAATTAGTAACTCTTTTAGGGTTGCCGCTATTGATAATGGGATTTGGTCCAATGTTTTATCAAAAAATATCATTGAATAGAAAATTCTGGTTTATTCCAATTGTTGTTTCAATAAATTTAGGTATTTTCTTTATTGATATTAACCCAATACCTTTCAATAGTTCCGTGATAACAATTGTATTATTAACTTTATTTATACCTATTATATTACTTATCTTCAGATTAAAAGAATGTTACCAGACAATAAAAACTACACAACTATTTGAACCCCTAAACAACACAGATTTTCTAAGAATGTTGTGCCAATCTATATTGTTGTTAATTGGAGAAGAAATTCTTTTTAGAGGTGTATTTTTCCAAACCCTATACAATGAAAAATATGCAGTTGAACTTATAGTTTTAAATATTCTGATCTTTGTGTATTATCACTATTTCAATCGTTTTTCTGCATCTATATATAAAACAAAAGATTATATTTTTCACGGATTATTAGCCATTAACTTAAGTGTTTTATACATATATACCCAATCACTTTTCTTATGTATTATAAGTCATTTTATTTATAATTCTATCTCTATTCTATCTCTATTATTACGCTCCTCAATATATCAAAATTTCAAAAAAAAGGGAGATGCAAGCTTACAATGA
- a CDS encoding PqqD family protein — MKLKKPVLDYSLSIKNLDAVTYLVKGQNAWEINEVAERICLLSDGKNTVSKIINEISKQYSVDENEIETDCMDLIEYLNKQNLIKLH, encoded by the coding sequence ATGAAACTAAAAAAACCTGTACTCGATTATTCGCTCTCTATTAAAAATCTCGATGCTGTTACATACCTAGTAAAGGGACAAAATGCCTGGGAAATTAATGAGGTAGCTGAAAGAATATGTTTACTTAGCGATGGGAAAAATACAGTAAGTAAAATAATTAACGAGATAAGTAAGCAGTATAGTGTCGATGAAAACGAGATAGAAACAGATTGCATGGATCTAATTGAGTATTTAAATAAACAAAATTTAATTAAACTTCATTAA
- a CDS encoding FGGY-family carbohydrate kinase, with protein MGLLEETPVFGGCDDVQSAAVGANAVREGEAHIYLGTSAWVCVSTAKNLKHKNGAAVIQSADPNMAHVVGITEAAGSCIQWIADQFYSHEQNDPNISNIFELMDEDVKNIPPGSDYLVCTPWMLGERCPVSTTTTRATLFNISLEHTREHMMRAVYEGVSYNLCWIIENLKRDYGFDVSTLKLIGGGSLDDQWMQILSDVTQKPVITVSQPQMAGAVGGAICAAIGLGIYEDFSCVNDLIKIDKRFEPNPNHAEIYRTLLSSYKSIYYSLKKPYANLNSARF; from the coding sequence ATGGGATTGCTAGAAGAGACTCCTGTTTTCGGTGGATGTGATGATGTGCAAAGTGCTGCTGTTGGTGCTAATGCAGTTCGAGAAGGTGAAGCTCATATTTACCTTGGTACGTCTGCGTGGGTTTGTGTATCAACAGCAAAAAACTTAAAACATAAAAATGGTGCGGCAGTCATCCAAAGTGCTGATCCTAACATGGCTCATGTCGTTGGCATTACGGAAGCAGCTGGATCGTGTATTCAGTGGATAGCTGACCAATTTTATTCACATGAACAAAACGATCCAAACATCTCGAATATCTTTGAACTTATGGATGAAGATGTGAAAAATATTCCCCCTGGTTCTGATTATTTAGTATGTACACCGTGGATGCTAGGCGAACGATGTCCAGTTAGCACTACGACAACAAGGGCTACATTATTTAATATTAGTCTGGAACATACTAGAGAACACATGATGAGGGCTGTATATGAAGGTGTTTCTTACAACTTATGTTGGATAATAGAAAATCTGAAACGTGATTATGGTTTTGATGTGTCAACGTTAAAGTTGATCGGAGGTGGATCGCTAGACGATCAATGGATGCAAATTTTATCAGATGTGACGCAAAAACCAGTCATAACAGTCTCACAACCACAAATGGCAGGTGCTGTCGGTGGCGCAATCTGTGCTGCAATCGGACTTGGAATCTATGAAGATTTCAGCTGTGTTAATGATTTAATCAAAATCGATAAACGCTTTGAACCGAATCCCAATCATGCGGAAATCTATCGCACACTATTATCCTCTTATAAATCTATCTATTACTCTTTGAAGAAACCTTATGCTAATTTGAATTCTGCACGATTTTAA
- a CDS encoding helix-turn-helix domain-containing protein → MSYNIGESISELRAYLNITQKELAEGICTQTLISKIEKEHTTPSAVLLYELAEKMGVDINYFFEQSFNCKFDYIKEVQQQVREAIKLKNYSTAKELLNIEKNNPLFMGIENKQFILWNEGIIVYYLEKNTKKALSILNQSLELRKSAKKTYGIQDIEILNSIGIIHGEENLLSEAISIFDNLYNILKQSKFDQYDDIKIKILYNYAKELTRSEEYEKAKEICLEGVRHCMNKQTFYLLGNFYYQIGYIEFLNKSYKKALFNFTKASEVFNVSQNSLYLNFTNKKIEEIKKIINAPTSDL, encoded by the coding sequence TTGAGTTACAATATAGGAGAATCTATCTCTGAGTTAAGAGCTTACTTAAATATTACTCAAAAAGAATTGGCAGAAGGAATTTGTACACAGACATTAATAAGTAAAATTGAAAAAGAGCATACAACCCCATCAGCAGTATTGTTATATGAATTAGCTGAAAAAATGGGTGTTGATATAAACTATTTCTTTGAACAATCTTTTAATTGTAAATTCGATTACATTAAAGAAGTTCAGCAACAAGTAAGAGAAGCAATAAAATTGAAAAACTATTCTACTGCAAAAGAGCTATTGAATATCGAAAAAAACAACCCATTATTTATGGGCATTGAGAATAAACAATTTATTTTATGGAACGAAGGAATTATAGTTTATTACTTAGAAAAGAACACTAAAAAAGCACTTTCAATATTAAACCAATCACTAGAGTTAAGAAAATCTGCAAAGAAAACATATGGAATTCAAGACATTGAAATACTTAATAGTATAGGGATTATACATGGAGAAGAAAATTTACTTAGTGAGGCAATTAGTATTTTTGATAATTTATACAACATATTAAAACAATCCAAATTTGATCAATATGACGATATAAAAATAAAAATTTTATATAATTATGCAAAAGAACTTACAAGATCTGAAGAATATGAAAAAGCGAAGGAGATATGTTTAGAAGGTGTTAGACATTGTATGAATAAACAAACGTTTTATTTATTAGGAAACTTTTATTATCAAATAGGTTATATAGAATTTTTAAATAAATCATATAAAAAAGCACTATTTAATTTCACAAAAGCATCTGAAGTATTTAATGTTTCACAAAATAGCTTATATTTAAATTTCACTAACAAAAAAATAGAAGAAATTAAAAAAATTATAAATGCTCCTACTTCTGATCTTTGA
- a CDS encoding PLP-dependent aminotransferase family protein: MFWLPVDRTLDMPLIRQVYEQIRLRILHGELQAEDRLPATRELASNLGVSRNVIIEAYEQLIAEGYLVGFQGSGTYVAKGAYLKQEDKDEFLSLFEMNQHIENDTGVIDFRSGIPALDMFPRKSWGHIAKQVCIETSQSIFGYDHPEGRTELRLVLAQYLKRTRGVNCHPDQLVITSGATQAFSLIANLLLSSEDEIIIEDPITNEIQTIFSSSGTSLYPIPVDEYGMKTDLLPANKRPKFIFVTPSHQFPLGGTLPIQRRIQLIHFARNTDCYIIEDDYDSEFRYQGTPVSSLQGLDPERVIYVGTFSKILSPGLRLGYLILPPSLAQKCKDLKWFMDLHTPSLEQLTLAHFIDGNYLERHIRKMKKVYQVRRDYIKSCLKQEFSNTVTILGDSTGLHLVAEFEDIVFSEDILSKITEHNVKVYPVESHAIQKGNHTNKIILGYGNLSKEEIKEGIKRLKCALTTS, from the coding sequence ATGTTTTGGTTACCTGTCGACCGCACATTAGACATGCCTTTGATTAGGCAAGTGTATGAACAAATTAGGCTACGCATTTTACATGGGGAATTACAAGCAGAGGATCGACTTCCCGCTACTAGAGAACTAGCTTCAAATCTAGGAGTATCTCGAAATGTCATTATTGAAGCTTATGAACAATTAATTGCGGAAGGTTACCTTGTAGGCTTTCAGGGATCAGGGACATATGTAGCGAAAGGTGCCTATTTAAAACAAGAAGATAAAGATGAATTCCTGTCTTTATTTGAAATGAACCAACACATTGAAAACGATACAGGTGTCATTGATTTTCGCTCGGGAATTCCCGCCTTGGATATGTTCCCAAGAAAATCATGGGGACATATTGCAAAACAAGTTTGCATCGAAACTTCTCAAAGCATATTTGGCTACGATCACCCAGAAGGTCGTACTGAACTAAGGCTCGTCCTAGCTCAATATCTAAAAAGAACGAGAGGAGTTAATTGTCACCCTGATCAATTAGTAATTACATCTGGTGCTACTCAAGCTTTTTCACTCATTGCAAATCTACTACTCTCATCCGAAGATGAAATTATTATTGAGGATCCGATAACGAATGAAATTCAAACTATCTTTTCCTCATCAGGAACTTCTCTATACCCTATACCTGTCGACGAATATGGTATGAAAACAGACTTACTTCCAGCCAATAAACGACCAAAATTTATTTTTGTTACTCCTTCTCATCAATTCCCACTAGGGGGTACTTTACCAATCCAACGTCGTATCCAATTAATCCACTTTGCTAGAAATACAGACTGCTATATTATCGAAGACGATTATGATAGCGAATTTCGTTATCAAGGTACACCAGTCAGCTCACTTCAAGGACTAGATCCAGAACGAGTCATATATGTTGGAACATTTAGCAAGATACTTTCTCCTGGATTAAGATTAGGTTATTTAATATTGCCTCCCTCACTTGCTCAGAAATGCAAAGATTTAAAATGGTTTATGGATCTTCACACACCATCATTAGAGCAACTTACTCTCGCTCATTTTATTGATGGAAATTACTTAGAACGCCATATTAGAAAAATGAAAAAGGTATATCAAGTACGCCGAGATTATATTAAATCTTGCTTGAAGCAGGAATTTTCTAACACTGTAACAATTTTAGGAGATTCAACAGGATTACACCTTGTTGCTGAATTCGAGGATATCGTTTTTTCAGAGGATATATTATCTAAAATCACTGAACATAACGTTAAAGTATATCCAGTGGAATCGCATGCAATACAGAAAGGAAACCATACAAATAAAATCATTCTTGGGTATGGCAACTTATCGAAGGAGGAAATAAAAGAAGGTATAAAAAGATTGAAGTGTGCTCTAACCACCTCTTGA
- the pyrF gene encoding orotidine-5'-phosphate decarboxylase, whose translation MKQFSDLLIEESIKKESVLVVGLDPQVNNMPNYLINRQNEKLNLNIITNAILNFNKTIIDVVHPYVVAVKPQLAYYEIYGSLGLQVLEQTISYAKSKGLLVINDAKRGDIGSTATAYAQAFLGNSPINGDAVTVNPFLGSDGITPFINESIRYQKGLFILLKTSNPSAYELQDLELKSGDLVYNALASLIKKLSSDTITGKYGYSSIGAVVGATYPNVAKNMREILPKQLFLVPGFGAQGGDTSNLKYFFNADGNGSIITSSRGIIYSYKNELPEKWETISKGIMEEIIEATVIRARDEINSVR comes from the coding sequence TTGAAACAATTTAGTGATTTACTAATTGAAGAGAGTATCAAAAAAGAGAGTGTTCTAGTAGTAGGATTAGACCCTCAAGTTAATAATATGCCAAATTATTTAATTAATAGACAAAATGAAAAGCTAAACTTAAATATTATTACAAATGCTATTTTGAATTTTAATAAAACCATTATAGATGTCGTACATCCGTATGTTGTCGCTGTAAAACCACAATTAGCTTACTATGAGATCTACGGTAGTTTAGGACTTCAAGTATTAGAACAAACTATCTCTTATGCAAAATCCAAAGGATTATTAGTAATTAATGATGCTAAAAGAGGAGATATTGGTTCAACAGCTACAGCATACGCTCAAGCATTCTTGGGAAATTCTCCAATTAATGGAGATGCTGTTACAGTAAACCCGTTTCTAGGTAGTGATGGAATAACACCTTTTATTAATGAAAGTATTCGTTATCAAAAAGGTTTGTTTATTCTTCTGAAGACCTCGAATCCATCCGCTTATGAATTGCAAGACCTCGAATTGAAATCTGGAGATTTAGTTTATAATGCTTTGGCATCATTAATAAAAAAGTTAAGTTCAGATACTATTACGGGGAAGTATGGTTATTCAAGTATAGGAGCTGTAGTTGGAGCAACATATCCAAATGTAGCTAAAAATATGCGTGAAATACTACCTAAACAACTATTTTTAGTACCAGGTTTTGGAGCACAAGGTGGAGATACAAGTAATTTAAAATACTTTTTTAATGCTGATGGTAATGGTTCTATTATTACTTCATCGAGAGGAATAATTTATTCCTATAAAAACGAATTACCTGAAAAATGGGAAACGATTAGCAAGGGAATTATGGAAGAAATAATTGAGGCAACAGTGATTCGAGCAAGAGATGAAATAAATAGTGTCCGGTAA
- a CDS encoding DUF2000 domain-containing protein produces the protein MKCVIVIDASLSTGLIANTAAVLSLTLGEKIDGIIGPDVLDRSGNVHIGITTIPIPILKGDLATIRELRNKVELENFSDVLVVDFSNVAQITNSYDGYTKKISKVDCHELDYLGIALYGEEKKVNKLTGSLGLLR, from the coding sequence ATGAAATGTGTAATCGTTATTGATGCTTCTTTAAGTACAGGTCTTATTGCAAACACTGCAGCAGTTTTATCTCTTACGCTAGGTGAAAAAATTGACGGTATTATTGGTCCTGATGTGCTGGATCGTTCTGGTAATGTTCATATCGGTATTACAACAATCCCTATCCCGATTTTAAAAGGTGATTTAGCTACAATCAGAGAGCTAAGAAATAAAGTGGAGCTAGAAAATTTCTCAGATGTTCTTGTAGTTGATTTTTCAAATGTAGCGCAAATAACAAATAGTTATGACGGATATACGAAGAAGATATCTAAAGTTGACTGCCATGAACTTGATTATTTAGGTATTGCACTGTATGGCGAAGAGAAAAAGGTTAACAAACTAACTGGAAGTCTAGGGTTATTAAGATAA
- the tmk gene encoding dTMP kinase, with protein MRGLLIAVCGLDGSGKTTQIKMLEEWFVKNNLSVLLTRQPTDYYRQDNRVRQYLDSGECPDMQAIALLAAADRRWHMKTCVEPSINEGTNIITDRYLYSSLAYFKVRGLEPEYIKAINGDIRTPDVTVFLDLEPEITLKRVKNRDGKLTKYEERDPDMFRNIRAAFKQVLPNEALILDATQKPTDIHQLIIKEVENKLKLIEEVELYETR; from the coding sequence ATGAGAGGACTATTAATAGCAGTTTGTGGATTAGATGGATCAGGAAAGACTACACAAATCAAAATGTTAGAAGAATGGTTTGTGAAAAATAATTTATCTGTTTTATTAACAAGACAGCCAACAGATTACTATAGACAAGATAATAGAGTACGTCAATATTTAGACTCGGGTGAATGTCCAGATATGCAAGCCATTGCTTTATTAGCTGCTGCAGATAGAAGATGGCACATGAAAACTTGTGTTGAGCCATCAATAAACGAAGGAACTAATATTATAACAGATAGATATTTATATAGTTCATTGGCTTACTTTAAAGTAAGAGGATTAGAACCAGAATATATTAAAGCTATAAATGGAGATATCCGTACTCCAGACGTAACAGTTTTTCTGGATCTGGAACCAGAAATTACGCTTAAAAGAGTTAAAAATCGTGATGGAAAATTAACTAAGTACGAAGAACGTGATCCAGATATGTTTAGAAATATCCGTGCAGCTTTTAAACAAGTCTTGCCAAATGAAGCTCTAATTTTAGACGCTACACAAAAACCAACAGATATTCATCAACTAATAATAAAAGAGGTAGAAAACAAATTGAAATTGATAGAGGAGGTGGAACTTTATGAAACTCGATAA
- a CDS encoding class II aldolase/adducin family protein has translation MEVAEAKQLVCDAGKRLLASGLVEGTWGNISLRVDDTTMVITPSGKNYEDLTPEDMVIVNLKTLKYDGDLKPSTECGLHAEIYKDRKAVNAVIHTHSLHGCTVAAARKEIPPILDDMVQIIGPSIRVADYAISGTKKLTKNVIKALKGRNGALLANHGTICIGRSIDEAFVTCRVLEKACRIFIDVQNIGGATQINKIEAIAMHQYYLRKYSKQQ, from the coding sequence ATGGAAGTTGCTGAAGCGAAACAGCTCGTATGTGATGCTGGGAAAAGGTTACTAGCAAGTGGTCTTGTAGAAGGGACTTGGGGCAATATTAGCTTAAGAGTAGACGATACGACGATGGTCATTACCCCAAGTGGAAAAAATTATGAAGACCTTACGCCAGAAGATATGGTTATCGTAAACTTAAAGACATTAAAATATGATGGGGATTTAAAACCGTCTACCGAATGTGGATTACACGCGGAAATATATAAAGATAGAAAAGCTGTGAATGCTGTCATTCATACACATTCTTTGCATGGATGTACGGTAGCAGCAGCACGAAAAGAAATTCCACCGATATTAGATGATATGGTACAAATCATCGGACCGAGCATCCGAGTAGCTGATTATGCAATATCAGGTACAAAAAAGCTCACGAAAAACGTTATTAAAGCATTAAAAGGTAGAAATGGAGCTTTATTAGCCAATCACGGTACGATTTGTATAGGACGTTCGATTGACGAAGCATTTGTAACATGTCGAGTACTAGAAAAAGCTTGTCGAATCTTTATTGATGTGCAAAATATCGGTGGTGCAACTCAAATTAATAAAATAGAAGCAATTGCGATGCACCAGTACTATTTAAGGAAATATTCAAAGCAGCAGTAA